A window of the Synechococcus sp. M16.1 genome harbors these coding sequences:
- a CDS encoding histidine triad nucleotide-binding protein translates to MADDTIFGKILRGEIPCDEVYSDEQCLAFRDVAPQAPVHVLVIPRKPIESLRSGAAEDAALLGHLLLVAARVAKQEGLDDFRTVINSGAGAGQTVFHLHVHVIGGRPLAWPPG, encoded by the coding sequence ATGGCAGACGACACGATCTTCGGGAAGATCCTTCGTGGCGAGATCCCGTGCGATGAGGTCTACAGCGATGAGCAGTGCCTGGCCTTTCGCGATGTCGCGCCCCAGGCCCCCGTTCATGTGCTGGTGATTCCGCGCAAGCCGATCGAGAGTCTGCGCTCCGGTGCTGCTGAGGATGCGGCCCTGCTGGGCCATTTGTTGCTGGTGGCTGCCCGCGTGGCCAAACAGGAGGGTCTGGACGACTTCCGCACGGTGATCAACAGTGGCGCCGGTGCTGGCCAGACGGTGTTTCACCTTCATGTGCACGTGATCGGTGGACGTCCTCTGGCGTGGCCTCCCGGTTGA
- a CDS encoding SufS family cysteine desulfurase → MTIAAEARSSADFVDLSSRYRADFPILEQLAPDGRPLIYLDHAATSQKPRQVLEALQQYYSCDNANVHRGAHQLSARATDAFEAARSTTAAFVGAASSREIVFTRNASEAINLVARTWGDASLKEGDEILLTVMEHHSNLVPWQLLAQRTGCVLRHVGITEFGELDLEDFRAQLNERTRLVSLVHISNSLGCCNPLDQVIPAAHAVGACVLVDACQSLAHKPIDVAAIDADFLVGSSHKLCGPTGMGFLWARESLLEAMPPFLGGGEMIQDVFLDHSTWAVLPHKFEAGTPAIGEAVGMGAAIRYLQAVGLEAIQAWEAQLTRHLFTRLQAIDGVRVLGPTPDQQPERGALATFLVDGVHANDIAALIDASGICIRSGHHCCQPLHRMYDVTASARASLSFTSTFEEIDRFSEELASTVSFLREHS, encoded by the coding sequence ATGACGATCGCCGCCGAAGCACGATCCAGTGCTGATTTCGTGGATTTATCGTCTCGATATCGTGCCGATTTCCCGATTCTCGAGCAGCTGGCTCCGGATGGCCGCCCGCTGATCTATCTCGATCACGCTGCCACCAGCCAGAAGCCCCGTCAGGTGCTCGAAGCGCTGCAGCAGTACTACAGCTGCGACAACGCCAACGTGCATCGCGGTGCGCACCAGCTCAGTGCCCGTGCCACCGATGCCTTTGAGGCGGCCCGCAGTACGACGGCGGCCTTCGTGGGTGCGGCCAGTTCCCGCGAGATTGTCTTCACCCGCAATGCCAGCGAAGCCATCAATCTGGTGGCGCGCACCTGGGGGGACGCCAGCCTCAAGGAGGGGGACGAAATTCTCCTCACGGTGATGGAGCACCACAGCAACCTGGTGCCCTGGCAGCTGTTGGCGCAGCGCACCGGCTGCGTGCTGCGCCATGTGGGCATCACCGAATTCGGTGAGCTGGATCTTGAGGATTTCCGGGCCCAGCTCAATGAGCGCACCCGACTGGTGAGCCTGGTGCACATCAGCAATTCCCTCGGTTGCTGCAATCCCCTGGATCAGGTGATCCCCGCAGCCCATGCCGTTGGCGCCTGTGTGCTCGTGGATGCCTGCCAGAGCCTGGCCCACAAGCCGATTGATGTGGCGGCCATAGACGCCGACTTCCTCGTCGGCTCCTCCCACAAGCTCTGTGGCCCCACCGGCATGGGTTTCCTCTGGGCGCGGGAGTCGCTGCTGGAGGCGATGCCTCCCTTTTTGGGCGGCGGGGAGATGATTCAGGACGTTTTCCTGGACCACAGCACCTGGGCGGTGTTGCCCCACAAGTTCGAAGCGGGCACCCCTGCCATTGGCGAGGCGGTGGGCATGGGTGCCGCGATTCGCTACCTGCAGGCGGTGGGTCTGGAGGCGATTCAGGCCTGGGAAGCTCAGCTCACCCGGCATCTGTTCACCCGGTTGCAGGCCATTGATGGTGTGAGGGTCCTGGGGCCGACGCCGGATCAGCAGCCTGAGCGAGGTGCCCTCGCCACATTCCTGGTGGATGGCGTGCATGCCAACGACATTGCCGCTCTGATCGATGCGTCTGGGATCTGCATCCGCAGTGGTCACCACTGCTGTCAGCCCCTGCACCGCATGTACGACGTGACGGCTTCAGCGCGGGCCAGCCTGAGCTTCACCAGCACTTTTGAAGAGATCGACCGCTTCAGCGAAGAGCTCGCTTCCACGGTCTCCTTCCTGCGCGAGCACAGCTGA
- a CDS encoding chlorophyll a/b-binding protein, with translation MTSTSETPDTTSVPETSATTNDVPAFGWSGYAERVNGRFAMVGFVAVLLIEVLSGDTFLHWAGLLP, from the coding sequence ATGACCTCCACCAGCGAGACCCCTGACACCACGTCCGTTCCGGAGACGTCTGCCACCACCAACGACGTGCCTGCTTTCGGCTGGAGTGGCTATGCCGAGCGGGTGAATGGCCGCTTCGCCATGGTGGGTTTTGTGGCGGTGCTGCTGATCGAGGTGCTCAGCGGCGACACCTTTCTGCACTGGGCGGGGCTGCTGCCCTGA
- the def gene encoding peptide deformylase, whose translation MAGSFAELARQADKSRDTMLVPKTALETPPLEIHTLGDEVLRQPARRIGKVNEQVRELARDMLRSMYTAKGIGLAAPQVGIHQQLLVIDLDLENAATPPLVLINPEITAASAGLDTYEEGCLSIPGVYLDVVRPTAIELSFRDEMGRPRKMKADGLMARCIQHEMDHLNGVLFVDRVTDEDGLQKELKEKGFERQDVRSVA comes from the coding sequence TTGGCAGGAAGCTTTGCAGAGTTGGCCCGTCAGGCCGATAAGTCGCGGGACACGATGCTGGTGCCCAAGACGGCCCTGGAAACCCCGCCGCTGGAGATTCACACCCTGGGCGATGAGGTGTTGCGGCAGCCTGCGCGCCGCATCGGCAAGGTGAATGAGCAGGTTCGGGAGCTGGCTCGCGACATGCTGCGCAGCATGTACACCGCCAAGGGCATTGGCCTGGCGGCTCCTCAGGTGGGGATTCACCAGCAGCTCCTGGTGATTGATCTGGATTTGGAGAATGCAGCCACGCCACCCCTGGTGCTGATCAATCCGGAGATCACGGCGGCCAGCGCCGGGCTCGACACCTATGAAGAGGGCTGTCTCAGCATCCCTGGGGTGTATCTCGATGTGGTGCGCCCCACCGCGATTGAACTGAGCTTCCGCGATGAGATGGGTCGGCCCAGGAAGATGAAGGCCGATGGCCTGATGGCCCGTTGCATTCAGCACGAGATGGATCATCTCAATGGCGTGTTGTTTGTCGATCGCGTCACTGATGAAGACGGTCTGCAGAAGGAGCTCAAGGAGAAGGGCTTCGAGCGCCAAGATGTGCGGAGCGTCGCCTGA
- a CDS encoding YifB family Mg chelatase-like AAA ATPase: MLARCLSASLQGLEARPVVVEVDLAPGLPGVQLVGRPDKAIQESRERVRTALRNSGFRGPLVRVVINLAPADLRKEGPSFDLPIALALLVASGQLARPPLEGLWCAGELGIDGSLRPCRGVIALAEKAQQHKAQALVVPPENAQEASLIEGLTIRTAANLRTLVEQLKGERPWPATGYSSTRSSTRPTKPEPWPCLDSSLASRALALSAAGSHHLLLVGPPGCGKTRLAHQLPRLLPALSHKEALSITRIHSVAGQLHGIEHLQQQRPFRSPHHSCSAAALLGGGRSPRPGEVSLAHGGVLFLDELAEFPRAVLDQLRQPLENGAVQISRSQQSTVFPALVTLVAATNPCPCGWHGDRDHGCRCSISQRYWQRLSGPLLDRLDLQLRLERRSAKEVAAVLKQPSPTQAAASWCTPAQIERARQRMQRRNPGGDSNGRLSAAALRQTGAIEAAALELWEQLINQRGLSTRSSLQLLRVARTIADLNDRASVDRNAVAEASCFRCTDLLKQPGAQ, translated from the coding sequence ATGCTGGCACGTTGTCTCAGTGCATCCCTGCAAGGTCTGGAGGCCAGACCGGTGGTGGTGGAAGTAGACCTCGCCCCAGGCCTGCCGGGCGTTCAGCTGGTGGGTCGGCCGGACAAGGCCATTCAGGAATCCCGGGAGCGGGTCCGAACCGCCCTGCGCAACAGCGGCTTCCGCGGCCCCCTCGTCCGCGTGGTGATCAACCTGGCTCCGGCCGATCTGCGCAAGGAAGGCCCCTCCTTTGACCTCCCCATCGCCCTGGCCCTGTTGGTGGCCAGCGGGCAGCTCGCCCGCCCTCCGCTGGAGGGCCTCTGGTGTGCGGGCGAGTTGGGGATCGACGGCAGCCTCAGGCCCTGTCGCGGGGTGATTGCCCTTGCTGAAAAGGCCCAGCAGCACAAGGCCCAGGCCCTGGTGGTTCCTCCTGAGAACGCTCAGGAGGCCAGCCTGATTGAGGGGCTCACGATCCGCACCGCAGCCAACCTACGCACGCTGGTGGAGCAGCTGAAAGGCGAGCGCCCCTGGCCAGCGACCGGTTACAGCAGCACCCGATCCTCAACCCGGCCAACCAAGCCGGAGCCTTGGCCCTGCCTGGACAGCAGCCTCGCCTCCCGCGCCCTGGCCCTCTCGGCAGCCGGCAGCCACCATCTGCTGCTCGTGGGTCCCCCCGGCTGCGGCAAGACCCGCCTGGCCCATCAACTGCCGCGACTGCTGCCGGCCCTGAGCCACAAGGAAGCGCTCTCGATCACGCGCATCCATTCCGTCGCCGGCCAACTGCATGGCATCGAACACCTGCAGCAGCAGCGCCCCTTTCGATCGCCGCACCACAGCTGCTCCGCCGCCGCCTTGCTCGGCGGCGGACGCTCACCCCGTCCTGGGGAGGTGAGCCTGGCCCACGGTGGCGTGCTTTTCCTTGATGAGCTGGCGGAATTCCCGCGGGCGGTCCTGGATCAATTGCGGCAGCCCTTAGAAAACGGCGCTGTACAGATCAGCCGTTCCCAGCAGAGCACGGTGTTCCCGGCCCTGGTCACCCTGGTGGCTGCCACCAATCCCTGCCCCTGCGGCTGGCATGGCGACCGCGACCATGGCTGTCGCTGCAGCATCAGCCAGCGCTACTGGCAGCGGCTCTCGGGCCCGCTCTTGGATCGGCTCGATCTGCAACTGCGACTGGAACGGCGCTCCGCCAAGGAAGTGGCAGCGGTGCTGAAGCAGCCCAGCCCCACGCAAGCTGCAGCGTCCTGGTGCACCCCCGCACAAATTGAACGAGCCCGGCAGCGGATGCAGAGACGCAATCCCGGTGGAGACAGCAACGGGCGGCTGTCGGCAGCAGCGCTGCGGCAGACCGGAGCCATCGAAGCGGCGGCACTCGAGCTCTGGGAACAGCTGATCAACCAGCGTGGGCTGAGCACGCGCAGCAGCCTTCAACTGTTGCGCGTGGCGCGCACCATTGCCGATCTCAACGACCGGGCCAGCGTCGATCGAAATGCCGTGGCGGAAGCGAGTTGCTTCCGCTGCACTGATCTGCTCAAGCAGCCTGGTGCTCAGTAG
- a CDS encoding DUF3747 domain-containing protein: MARFRTVAAAGLALAATSAPVALAQGSLFTAVPVELSNFVLVSAPIGQGERSQLNIYEQRTTKRPCFAVAAGSPAMVDPLLSTFDFSGVCNRYIDGNGYSLRIGGDDLGTRYRLSVVNTGRDIELLATPTKNPSQPTMLVARAGGAASGFVQLRLEPGWTLKRRAYGKKSLGHLYVYRDSAPVAGSSPASEPAETEQSESSVAPSY, encoded by the coding sequence ATGGCACGCTTTCGAACTGTGGCTGCTGCCGGCCTCGCTCTCGCAGCGACCTCTGCACCGGTGGCCCTGGCCCAGGGTTCGCTGTTCACGGCGGTGCCCGTGGAGTTGAGCAATTTCGTTTTGGTGTCGGCCCCGATTGGCCAGGGCGAGCGTTCTCAGTTGAACATCTACGAGCAGCGCACCACAAAACGCCCCTGTTTCGCTGTGGCTGCGGGATCACCGGCCATGGTGGATCCCTTGCTGTCCACGTTTGATTTCAGCGGGGTCTGCAACCGCTACATCGATGGCAACGGCTATTCCCTGCGGATCGGTGGTGACGACCTCGGCACCCGCTACCGGCTCAGTGTGGTGAACACCGGTCGGGATATTGAATTGCTGGCCACGCCCACCAAGAATCCCTCCCAACCGACCATGCTCGTGGCTCGGGCCGGTGGTGCCGCCAGCGGATTCGTTCAGCTCAGGCTTGAGCCGGGCTGGACCTTGAAGCGACGGGCCTACGGCAAGAAGAGCCTCGGCCATCTCTATGTCTATCGGGACAGTGCGCCAGTGGCCGGATCCAGCCCAGCCAGCGAGCCGGCTGAGACTGAACAGAGTGAGAGTTCCGTAGCTCCGTCCTACTGA
- a CDS encoding prolyl oligopeptidase family serine peptidase: MGAAPLSAQHAVGRLPGLKEPALVSGPDATLWLIWLEQRPQERGRTTALIRRFGDSEAEPQELTPAPSNLRSRVHDYGGGVLATAVEQDRLILAWIERGCLWRQDWRLPQTDPQQPTPLAAPQRLSREGDWELADGVLDLPRQRWIGIREIEGRDELVSLALNATDQTPLLLHQPTDFAGYGCLSPDGQRFAWVEWQQPAMPWDSSRLWCAEFSDTGELVETRQLAGGDGISVFQPQWLPDGQLLVAEDSSGWWNLMLQPSADAAWERPWPMAAETAMPQWIYGMSTTAWDGEQLIAAVCSRGAWSLQRLSLDGTVHPLPQPFDDLAGLSACHGRAVAVASNSTSVAGLLEIDLRPATPIWSHSPAITSPLSVEAISVAEPLWFNGHQGERTHAWYYPPSGKPPGPAPLLVKSHSGPTAMARRGLSLAIQYWTSRGWGVVDVNYGGSTGFGRDYRERLNGGWGLVDVADCASAAQALIEAGRADPGQIAIEGGSAGGFTTLAALCFTEVFRAGACRYAVCDLTAMAEDTHRFEARYVDGLVGEWPAARALYEQRSPLLHADQIRCPVLFFQGLQDKVVPPEQTERMAEALRSNGIPVEVRLFEEEGHGFRSQATQIEVLEQTEAFFRRELGLTDGYKAHNPVQQM, translated from the coding sequence ATGGGAGCCGCTCCGTTATCCGCGCAACATGCCGTCGGCCGTTTGCCGGGTCTCAAGGAACCGGCCCTGGTCAGTGGCCCCGATGCAACGCTGTGGCTGATCTGGCTGGAACAGCGTCCCCAGGAGCGCGGCCGCACCACTGCATTGATCAGGCGTTTCGGTGATTCCGAAGCAGAACCACAGGAGCTGACGCCGGCCCCCAGCAATCTGCGCAGTCGGGTGCATGACTACGGCGGCGGCGTACTCGCCACCGCTGTGGAGCAGGACAGGCTGATCCTGGCCTGGATCGAGCGGGGCTGCCTCTGGCGTCAGGACTGGCGCCTGCCGCAGACCGACCCCCAGCAACCCACCCCCCTGGCTGCACCCCAAAGGCTCAGCCGGGAAGGGGACTGGGAGCTGGCGGATGGCGTGCTCGATCTGCCCAGGCAGCGCTGGATCGGAATCCGTGAAATCGAGGGCCGTGACGAGCTGGTGAGCCTGGCGCTGAACGCAACGGATCAGACGCCGCTGCTGCTGCACCAACCGACGGACTTTGCCGGCTATGGCTGCCTGAGCCCCGATGGCCAGCGCTTCGCCTGGGTGGAGTGGCAGCAACCTGCCATGCCCTGGGACAGCAGCCGTCTCTGGTGCGCGGAGTTCAGCGACACGGGCGAACTGGTCGAGACCCGTCAGCTGGCCGGAGGCGATGGCATCTCAGTGTTTCAACCCCAATGGCTGCCCGACGGGCAGTTGCTTGTGGCGGAGGACAGCTCCGGTTGGTGGAACCTGATGCTCCAGCCCAGTGCCGACGCCGCCTGGGAGAGGCCCTGGCCGATGGCTGCCGAAACGGCCATGCCCCAGTGGATCTATGGGATGAGCACCACAGCCTGGGATGGCGAGCAGCTGATCGCCGCCGTCTGCAGCCGCGGGGCCTGGTCGTTGCAACGGCTCAGCCTGGATGGAACGGTGCACCCGTTGCCGCAACCGTTTGACGACCTTGCGGGATTGAGCGCCTGCCACGGCCGCGCCGTGGCCGTGGCCAGCAACAGCACCAGCGTGGCCGGGCTGCTGGAAATCGATTTGCGACCGGCCACCCCGATCTGGAGCCACAGCCCCGCCATCACGTCACCTTTGTCGGTTGAGGCGATCAGCGTGGCCGAACCGCTGTGGTTCAACGGTCACCAGGGCGAGCGCACCCATGCCTGGTACTACCCCCCCAGCGGCAAGCCACCAGGGCCTGCGCCACTGCTGGTGAAAAGCCACAGCGGACCAACGGCCATGGCTCGCCGCGGCCTCAGCCTGGCGATTCAGTACTGGACCTCCCGGGGCTGGGGCGTGGTGGATGTGAATTACGGCGGCTCAACGGGGTTCGGCCGGGACTACCGGGAGCGCCTCAACGGGGGCTGGGGCCTGGTGGATGTGGCCGACTGCGCCTCCGCAGCGCAGGCCCTGATCGAAGCCGGTCGCGCCGATCCCGGCCAGATCGCCATCGAAGGTGGCAGTGCCGGCGGCTTCACCACCCTGGCGGCGCTGTGCTTCACCGAAGTGTTCAGGGCCGGCGCCTGCCGCTATGCGGTGTGTGATCTCACAGCCATGGCCGAAGACACGCACCGGTTTGAGGCGCGCTACGTGGATGGTCTGGTGGGGGAATGGCCCGCAGCGCGTGCTTTGTACGAGCAGCGGTCGCCACTGCTGCATGCCGATCAAATCCGCTGTCCGGTGCTGTTTTTCCAGGGTTTGCAAGACAAAGTGGTGCCGCCGGAACAGACCGAACGCATGGCGGAGGCGCTGCGCAGCAATGGCATCCCGGTGGAGGTGCGGCTGTTCGAGGAAGAAGGCCACGGCTTCCGCAGCCAAGCCACCCAGATCGAGGTGCTCGAGCAAACCGAGGCCTTTTTCAGGAGGGAATTGGGGCTAACAGACGGTTACAAAGCACACAACCCCGTTCAGCAGATGTGA
- a CDS encoding ABC transporter ATP-binding protein/permease: MTHQLQNLRNQAAKLRRLSQPYFFPYTEDNGWQFLGLLVSLLFCVAGIVLFLVTGLMNGLSWLLPELSGQYLGGVQSSLAMLWSRGWGAGISALFVLGAVVFASVRGQLRHRRWLPWLFLGLIILMLLSVNGINAGITFLARDLTNALIARDGDASYRNLWIYGACFAVALPIRSLQFYFTQKLGLFWREWLSLSLVDDYLRDRAYYVLNPNDEAATNVDNPDQRISEDVRDFTAQALGFALNIFDSILTFSLNILILYSVSEGLTFALLAYATAVSVLMIVAGRKLVRLNNFQLRFEADYRYGLVRVRDNAESIAFYAGEQQEAKEVTRRLATVVENFNLLIVWEVLLRVLQRSSIYASNFIPYLILAAPILAGEMDYGGFAQANVAYNLVEGSLFFIIYNIEALARFSASINRLEGFQSNISNLDPEEWSDYVPRIVPSERLALQGVTVKTPRTDNVLVRDLSFSLGNAEGLLVVGPSGCGKTSLLRVVSGLWGSPTGTVYSPGQGDLLFIPQKPYMALGSLREQLCYPLDQARFSDEQLRAVLDQVMLGKLLQRYPDLDIKQDWPRLLSLGEQQRLAFARLLLNSPKVVVLDEATSALDVETESRLYSLLRDREVAFISVGHRPTLKDFHDTVLELSGDHDWRLIPATSYDFGRS; encoded by the coding sequence ATGACCCACCAGCTTCAGAACCTGCGCAATCAGGCCGCCAAGCTGCGTCGGCTTTCGCAGCCCTACTTCTTCCCCTACACCGAAGACAACGGCTGGCAGTTCCTTGGACTGCTGGTGAGCCTGCTCTTCTGTGTGGCTGGGATCGTGCTGTTCCTGGTCACCGGCTTGATGAACGGCCTGTCGTGGCTGTTGCCGGAGTTGTCCGGCCAGTACCTCGGTGGCGTCCAGTCGTCCCTGGCCATGCTCTGGTCCCGTGGATGGGGGGCGGGCATCAGTGCCCTGTTCGTGCTGGGGGCTGTGGTGTTTGCCTCCGTGCGGGGCCAACTCAGGCATCGCCGCTGGTTGCCTTGGCTGTTTCTCGGCCTGATCATCCTGATGCTGTTGAGTGTGAACGGCATCAACGCCGGTATCACATTCCTCGCCAGGGATCTGACCAATGCGTTGATCGCCAGGGATGGCGATGCGTCGTATCGCAACCTCTGGATCTACGGCGCCTGTTTTGCTGTGGCACTGCCGATTCGCAGCCTGCAGTTTTATTTCACTCAGAAACTTGGGTTGTTCTGGCGCGAATGGTTGTCGCTGAGCCTGGTGGACGATTACCTGCGGGATCGGGCCTATTACGTGCTCAATCCCAATGATGAAGCGGCCACCAATGTTGATAACCCCGATCAACGTATTTCCGAGGATGTGCGTGATTTCACGGCACAGGCCCTTGGTTTTGCGCTGAATATTTTTGATTCGATCCTCACCTTTTCCCTCAATATCCTCATCCTTTATTCGGTGAGTGAGGGGCTCACCTTTGCCCTTCTGGCCTATGCAACCGCGGTGTCTGTCCTGATGATTGTGGCTGGCCGCAAGTTGGTGCGGTTGAACAATTTCCAACTGCGTTTTGAAGCGGATTACCGCTATGGCCTCGTACGGGTGCGTGACAACGCCGAGTCGATTGCCTTCTACGCCGGTGAGCAGCAGGAAGCCAAGGAGGTGACGCGTCGCCTGGCCACTGTCGTTGAAAACTTCAATCTGCTGATTGTCTGGGAAGTGCTGCTGCGGGTGCTGCAGCGCTCCAGCATTTACGCCAGCAATTTCATCCCCTATCTGATTCTTGCGGCACCGATTCTCGCCGGTGAGATGGATTACGGCGGCTTCGCCCAGGCGAACGTCGCCTACAACCTGGTTGAGGGATCGTTGTTTTTCATCATTTACAACATCGAAGCCCTGGCCCGGTTCTCGGCATCCATCAACCGGCTTGAAGGCTTTCAATCCAACATCTCCAACCTCGATCCGGAGGAGTGGAGTGATTACGTGCCGCGGATCGTGCCCTCTGAGCGCCTGGCGCTGCAGGGGGTGACGGTCAAAACACCGCGTACCGACAACGTGCTGGTGCGCGACCTCAGTTTTTCCCTGGGCAACGCTGAGGGGCTGTTGGTGGTGGGACCCTCCGGCTGTGGCAAGACGTCTCTGCTGCGGGTGGTGAGTGGCCTGTGGGGCTCGCCCACGGGCACCGTTTATTCCCCGGGTCAGGGCGATCTCCTTTTCATCCCTCAGAAGCCCTACATGGCACTGGGATCTCTGCGCGAACAGCTTTGTTATCCCCTCGATCAGGCCCGTTTCAGCGATGAACAGCTACGGGCTGTTTTGGATCAGGTGATGTTGGGCAAACTTCTGCAGCGCTATCCCGACCTCGACATCAAACAGGACTGGCCGCGGCTGCTCTCTCTAGGTGAACAGCAGCGACTGGCCTTTGCGCGGCTGCTGCTCAATTCGCCCAAGGTCGTGGTGCTGGATGAAGCCACCAGTGCCCTGGATGTCGAGACCGAATCCCGCCTTTATTCCCTGTTGCGGGATCGGGAGGTGGCGTTCATTAGCGTGGGCCACCGGCCAACCCTGAAGGACTTCCATGACACCGTTCTGGAGCTCAGCGGTGATCACGACTGGCGGCTGATCCCGGCGACCAGCTATGACTTCGGGCGTTCTTGA